The following nucleotide sequence is from Corticium candelabrum chromosome 19, ooCorCand1.1, whole genome shotgun sequence.
cacacacacacacacacactacgaGCACCACCACCAAACCAGAGGAAATACTCAGTACAATATTACTTATCTATACACATCTTTTATATATTGTCTTACATGTTATGTGCAGAATGCAAGGCTCTACAGAGGAATTTAAGAATAGGACTGCTGACACTGACACTTGGACCCACAGGAGATATCATCGTATTCTCTTGTCCTGACGGTTACCGAGTGGTGGGTAACGAAACACAAGTCTGCAACAAAGACACAGAGCTGACAACAGTCAATCAAACGTGTGTTCAAAGTAATCAATGTTTCACATCAGTCTCAAGCCAGCACTACTGTAGTTTTCACCAGGTATctgcaaatatatatatatatatatatatatatatatatatatatatatatatatatatatatatatatgcctgTTGGAATGATCCAGTGAGATGATGGTTTGAGAGATTGACTGACATTGAACTAGAATAATTCGTTATTCTGTGTGCACAGCATGCCCTCCGTTGTCTGCACCTACAAATGGCTCGATAGAAATTGATAAAGACAATCCAGACATTGCGCGATTCACGTGTATTATTGGATTTAATCTGAAAGGTTCGCCACAGCGTGTTTGTGCAGATGGTTTCTGGAGTGGATCAGATGTTGAGTGCATTCAAGGTCAGTGATAGTCTCGCCTAACCAGACCCTTCCCATGGATTCCTTGCACTGCTAACTTTATGTTGCTTCCTTCTATTCATTTTTCTGTGcccaaatgtgtgtgtgtgtgtgtgtgtgtgtgtgtgtgtgtgtgtgtgtgtgtgtggtgtgtgtgtgtgtgtgtgtgtgtgtgtgtgtgtgtgtgtgtgtgtgtgtgtgtgtgtgtgtgtgtgtgtgtgtgtgcattcaaACTATTTTCTGCATACATTTACAAACTGATTTGATCTCTGTGCTCCAGAGTTGATCACTACAGGCACAGTGACACCAGTTGGCACTAATCCTTCCATAGGATTGGGTGTAGGCATTTTCGACATTCTGAGTCCTAGCATTCCCATTTCCAGATGTAATGGATCAGTTACGTTTAATCTGAGAACGAGCACCAAAGAGGAGCTTCTGAAGTTGGAAGTAAGTCTGCTACTAGTAAAGAAAGACAATCAATTGGTTGAGCCCCCAATAGCAACAACAGAAGAACAGGTGTCAAGTCACAGCTACTCTGAGTCTGCCAGTTCTGCATGTGTAACAGTGCATTGTAGTGATCTGAACAACAACGTTAGCTTGCCAACAGTCGGACGTGTTCGAATCACTGTCACCGTTGTGGGTGGCTCAGCTGAGATCAGTAATGTGAACTTTGCTGATGGACAGCCCTGTGATGGTAAGATAGAACTAAATGAGTATCACTAAAATTGGTGTTGAgtttcattgttgttgttgttgttgttgttgttgttgttgcacttCAGTTGTTGTTCTAGTGtttttatgttgttgtgttgttgtgctgttgCATTGTTGAGTTGTTATGCTTTtgagttgttgtgttggtgCATGAGTTGttgagttgttgtgtttttatttatatCATCATCtgttatggtgtgtgtgtgtgtgtgtgtgtgtgtgtgtgtgtgtgtgtgtgtgtgtgtgtgtgtgtgtgtgtgtgtgtgtgtgtgttattgtgttattgtgttattgtgttgtgattATGTTGCTGCATGTCAGCATTTAATTCAATTTgctatttgttgtattgttttgtaatctacatgtttgtctgcatgcatgtttacTGTCTCATACTTCCTCCATCTTGATGTTGGCAGTcgtattttgtgtttagtcaCAGTAGATGAAGAAACTGTGGGCACTTGCGATAACACCTCAAATGGTGGAGATTGTGGCTATCGAAACACCGGATGTGGCTCCAGTGACTGGACTTTGTTCTCAAACATCACCGATGATGTAGAAAGTGATGGCGAAGGGAGCACTGAATTAGTATCACTTCTCACTAATCGGACGGAATCCTGTCCAGTCTTCATCTGTCTTCCGTGTCTCAAAAAGTCTGGATTTGCAATTTCAGCCAGTAAATCTAGCAACTCAGCTGagagcagaaagaagagagcTTTAGCCAAAAAACAATTCATAACGTCACGTAAGCTGACTAACGAACATCTTAACTTTATTCGTGCAAGCTTTTTGAGTTAGCCATTTTGCTCTTCTCTTGCATTCTCCTGTTTTGCTTTTTTATGCTTTGTGCTGAAATTGTTGGACCAACAAAGCAAAGACGAGCCCAAGGAGCCTAGGACGTACAGTGCAGTAGCTGAACCTCTTTGTGGGTACTTTATGGTAATCACCTATCATAGCAAGCAGACCTATATAGCTATAGGTGCATGTGTCAACAGTTTCATTTCTATTGCTGGTTTACTGCTTATACTGGAGACTTATTAGTTAATCACACTAGTGGGAAGCAGATATCTACTAATGCTTGGAAAGAACGTATGGAATGAAGGTGCAAGGCTGCCACTATTGGCAACTTGTAGACCCACTAGCCCGCCATccctttcacacacacacacacacacacacacacacacacacacacacacacacacacacacacacacacacacacacacacatgtgtcACATGACACAAACAGTTACTGTCCCCTTTCTTACATTCAGACATGACCTATTCTCAACATGTACTAGGGAAAGACCCTTACCTGTTTGTCGTGTATTTGTAGATCCAagttctttctgtttgtcggaTGGCCAAGGTGAAAAAAGTCCAGGGTTTATCACCATCAGTCCtaacaacaaatacatgtCATTTGATTACATTATGTTTCGTCTTGGGATTCACCAGCTGATAGTCTATGTCAAATGTCAAGGCTCACTGCATTACATTCACTTGCAACAAGACTGCTCAGTCTTTAGTATTTTGAACCTTGATAAATCTGGAACAAGAGGCAGTGCATGTCTAGATCTTCACAGAAATGTCGGGGAATACTACAGCCAATGCAAACGAATTAGTATCTACGTGCAAGGATACTCTCTGGGCAGCAAAGTGTGCTTTTCGAATATCAGATTTCATAAATATGAGACATCATGTCCACAAGGCGGTGAGCAGAGTTGTAGTCATACAAACAGTGTCAAGTAGGGTAGAGCTTAATTTGTAGAGGCCTTGCAAGTATAGCGTAGACAGATGGAGTATTCAAGACTACTAAATACTACTAAATGGGCTGTGACAGTGCATGTACTCTTGAAATTAGATTTTTGGTCGCTGATGCTGAATGCATTGAGCTGTTTGGGGGAAATCACCGAGATAGATTACTGAGAAAGTATCCAAGAAATTAAACATGTTAAGTTACCAAGGATTTGAAATGGGCATGCAGACATCTTGAGAGAATACACAAGATGAGATTGACTGTACATGAATAGAAATAGTCAGTCAGACATGATAAACAATGAATGGCATTCGATTTACAGACATTTAGACAAACCATTGCATCTTCAAAAAATTCACTTTTATAATAGTGAATAACCAAGCAAATGAAGGCTAAACTACAAATGAtgtatttgattgtttgtactaaaattttagctgAAATACAATAGGATGATCTGATCAGTCAGGAGAGTCCGAGATGCAGTTAATTAGCTTATGCTAGGATGACGacgactgtgtgtgtgtgtgtgtgtgtgtgtgtgtgcgtgtgtgtgtgtgtgtgtgtgtgtgtgtgcgtgtgtgtgtgcgtgtgtgcgtgtgtgtgtgcgtgtgtgtgtgtgtgtgtgtgtgttgtgtgtgtgtgtgtgtgtgttgtgtgtgtgtgtgcgtgtgtgtgtgtgcatgtgtgtgtgtgtgtgtgcatgtgtgtgtgtgtgtgtgcatgtgtgtgtgtgtgtgtgtgtgtgtgtgtgtgtgtgtgtgtgtgtgtgtgtgtgtgtgtgtgtgtgtgtgtgtgtgtgtgtgtgtgtgtgtgtgtgtgtgtgtgatgctaTGAATTCTGACAATTTCATACCAGGATTGTTTTTATAGGGATTGTTAAAAGGAATGAACGCCCCATAGGTTCAACAATCAACTGTAATCGATGAGTCAGGCAAGAAGGTACATATACCTGTGGTCACTTGAATACAACTTAAATCGTTTGTGTGTAGTTAATGTTGCGTTGTGTCTTCTATAAGCATTTACTGGCATTGATCGGTGTTGAAAACAGAACAGAAACAATTGAGATTTAGAGAAATGCTTAATTACTTTTGGGTAATGTCAAGATTAGAATTTGCTAAAGCACCAACAAGTCACAACACATGCTCACATGTTGGTTGCACAAAAACTGTGTTGCAAAGTCCACTAAGACTTTAAGGTTTATGACCCAACAACTGTAGCTATACGGCTTGTTGCTATTGGGTCACTAATTCGGCTTAAACTAAAGGTTTTGCAGCAGTTTTCTGTGCTGCACACATAAATTTAATAAGGACAACTGTGGTATTTAGGAATTGTGATGAAGAACCTTATCACATTATAGCAAATCATATGACACAATATGGTTTTCATACACTAATTTCCTAGTCTCTGAATAGCTGCGACAGGCTCTCGTAGCAAAACAACATTTGTTTGAAGgtttttcatttttcttggTAGATATCAAAAGAAAAAGGAATTCATTTGTATGTTAATTGTGTTATTTTCATGTGAGCGTGGCTAAAACCAACATAAGCCAGTTGATCACAACACCACTTGTGCTGCATAGTAACCTGAAGCCGCATCCCCACACTCACATaagcttggcagtgtccgtTCCCTTATGACACTTTCCACCTCCCTTTCAATGGGAAGTTGAATGTGTCATAGGGATTGAAAGTGTCACATGGAAACgagacactgccaagctcacatgagtctggggacgagacTAGTAACCTAGCTGGAGGTAGTACCGTACAGCTACAAAATTAATGCATCCACATCTGTTGTGGTGACAAAAGATTATATGCCCTGGGTATAGTAAACAGCAGTACTGCAACTTGCTAAGTGCCAGGATAAACTAAACACTTTTAATTCTGTAATTTGACACCCTTTCTAGCTACAGTGAATGTTTAGAATTACAAAAAACTGCCTGCCAATACGGCAGTGGTATTGTGCAATATACTGCACACGTACAGAGGACCTGGGTTTTAGGCCATGCATGACTTTTGAATTAAAATAATCTAGAATATA
It contains:
- the LOC134194780 gene encoding uncharacterized protein LOC134194780, whose translation is MANVCVRSAFRRLSLLCLSATTLVSLGHCVQFVPLDQGPNSWWSRNFPNQTDTSVCPDLESPENGSVEVVGHTATYSCAAGYSLYGEDLLDSNRACILGEWLGDEPACRLDGGWTGWTQWSECTVSCDGGTRTRERMCTAPVPELPGGKNCSGDAVEQEDCNPDPCPECKALQRNLRIGLLTLTLGPTGDIIVFSCPDGYRVVGNETQVCNKDTELTTVNQTCVQTCPPLSAPTNGSIEIDKDNPDIARFTCIIGFNLKGSPQRVCADGFWSGSDVECIQELITTGTVTPVGTNPSIGLGVGIFDILSPSIPISRCNGSVTFNLRTSTKEELLKLEVSLLLVKKDNQLVEPPIATTEEQVSSHSYSESASSACVTVHCSDLNNNVSLPTVGRVRITVTVVGGSAEISNVNFADGQPCDVTVDEETVGTCDNTSNGGDCGYRNTGCGSSDWTLFSNITDDVESDGEGSTELVSLLTNRTESCPVFICLPCLKKSGFAISASKSSNSAESRKKRALAKKQFITSHPSSFCLSDGQGEKSPGFITISPNNKYMSFDYIMFRLGIHQLIVYVKCQGSLHYIHLQQDCSVFSILNLDKSGTRGSACLDLHRNVGEYYSQCKRISIYVQGYSLGSKVCFSNIRFHKYETSCPQGGIVKRNERPIGSTINCNR